The window GCGGCGCAAAACAGGGCCGTAAGCAGGGCGGTCGCTATTGTCGGGGCGCTGTTGGTCATTGAGCCTGTAAGTCCCTCGATGAGGTACGGCCGTAGGGTGTGTCCAGCTTTCCCCCGTCTTTCGGCGATGAGCATGACCTTCGCTCTGTAACAGACAGCGGATGTACTATTATATCTCCTGGAGGCAGGCTTTTCAATGGCCCTGAAGGCCGGACGCGGCATCCCCTCCCGTTTCGCCGGGGGTTGCTCTTTTTGGCGTGAAAAAACAGGTGCTTCCTGTTATACTCATTCGGATGGGCGCAGGCAGCCGCCCCCACTGTTATGAACAGGTCCCGTGAGACAACAAGGCCGAGGAACTGGTTTGAGAGCCTGAACTGCGCCATCGAGGGCGTCATCTACGCCTTCAGGACCCAGAGGCACGTGAGGTGGCACTATACGGCGGCCGCCGCCGCCCTGCTGCTGAGCCTCTTCCTCAGGCTTCCCACCATCGAGTTCGTCCTCTTCGCCGTCTCCATCATCATACTGCTCTTTGCCGAGATGATGAACACGGCCATCGAGGAGGCCGTCAATCTCATCGAGGACCGCCACCACATACTGGCCAAGAACGCAAAGGACGTATCGGCCGGAGCGGTCCTGATCTCGTCGGTCGGTGTGGGAGTCGTGGTCTACATGATATTCTCCAAGTACCTATACGAGCCCATGGAGGTGCTTCTGCGCGAGAGCAGGTCCTTTGCCGGCCACATAGCCGTTGTGGCGCTGCTGCTCGTGCTCATAGCCGTCATAGGGGCCAAGGCGTACCTGGGCAAGGGCGAGCCGCTGCACGGCGGCATGCCCAGCGGCCATTCGGCCGTGGCCTTTTCGCTCTGGACCTCCATCAGCCTGCTCACACTCGACCCCATGGTCGTCATCCTCTCGTTCATCATGGCCGCCATGGTCAGCCACTCGAGGCTCGTGGGCAACATCCACACAAAACTCGAGGTCGTGCTCGGCGCGCTGCTCGGCACGGCGCTCACGCTTCTGGTCTTCCAGGCCTTCTTCCTCACCGCCCCATGATGAGGAGGTGCTTCCAGGCCGCCCTCTCGGCGCTGCTGCTGGTTGCGGCCTTTCCGCCGCTGTCCGTGGCGGCGGCCGCATTCTTCGCCCTTGTCCCCCTCTTCTTCGCCGTCAGGGGGCTCGGGCCGCGCCGGGCCTTTGTCGTGGGGCTTGTAAACGGCACTCTCTTTTACGCCGGCACCGTATACTGGGTGGTCGTCGCCATGCACCGCTACGGCGGCATGCCCCTTGCCGCGAGCCTTGTGCCGGCCCTTGCGCTCTTTGTGTACCTGGGGCTCTATCACGGCGTCTTCGCCCTGGCCCTGGCGCGCGGGGGGCGGCTTATCGAGGGTCCGCCGGGGCTTGTCGTCATACCGGCCCTCTGGACTACGCTCGAGTTCCTCAGGGGGAAGCTCTTCACCGGCTTCCCCTGGTCGGTCCTCGGCTACAGTCAGGTGCCCTTTCTGCCGCTCGTGCAGATTGCCGACATCACCGGCGTCTGGGGCGTCTCCTTCCTCGTCGTGGCCGTCAATGTGGCCGTGTGGCGGCTCATCGACCGCTACGGCTCGGGCCGCGGCCGTCTTCCCGCAGTGGAGCTCGCCTGCGCGCTTGCCCTGTTGACAACGGTCGCCGCCTATGGTTTCATAAGGATTTCCGCGGTCCTCGAGGCGGTCGAAGGATGGGAGAAGGTGGAGACCGCCGTAGTCCAGGGCAACATAGAGCAGACCCTCAAGTGGGACCTCGACTACCGGCGCGCAACGGTGGAGACCTACCGCAGGCTCAGCCTCGAGGCGGCGCGCCGGGGCGCGCGTCTTGTCGTTTGGCCCGAATCGGCCGTGCCCTTCTATCTCGACGGCGACAGGGAACTGGGACCAGTCGTGAAGGCCCTGCCCGCGGAGACGGGGGCCGTCATCGTAACGGGCGCCCCGGCGGCCGAGCGCGACGGCGCGGGCGGCTACCGGTACTTCAACAGCGCCTACGTCCTCGACGCAGGCGGCGTGGCGGCCCGTTACGACAAGTTCCATCTCGTCCCCTTCGGCGAGTACGTGCCGCTGAGAAAGGTGCTCTTCTTCGTCGACAAGCTCGCCCACGGGGTGGGCGACTTCACCCCGGGACGCGGTCCCTTCCCCGTCCGGGCGGGCCCGCTTCGGCTCGGCGTGATCATCTGTTTCGAGGCCATATTCCCCGACATATCGGCCGCACTGGCGAGAAACGGGGCGCAGCTTCTGGTGAACCTCACAAACGACGCCTGGTACGGAAGGAGCTCGGCCCCCTACCAGCACCTCGCCCTCTCGCTCATGAGGGCCGTGGAGACGCGGACCTATCTCGTGAGGGCGGCAAACACGGGCATAAGCGCCGTCATCGATCCGGCCGGCCGCGTCATGGACAGGAGGGAGATATTCGAGGAGGGCCTCATCGTAGAGCCCGTCGGCATCAGGGAGGGTGCGCCGAGCTTCTACGCCGCCAGG of the Deltaproteobacteria bacterium genome contains:
- a CDS encoding diacylglycerol kinase — translated: MNRSRETTRPRNWFESLNCAIEGVIYAFRTQRHVRWHYTAAAAALLLSLFLRLPTIEFVLFAVSIIILLFAEMMNTAIEEAVNLIEDRHHILAKNAKDVSAGAVLISSVGVGVVVYMIFSKYLYEPMEVLLRESRSFAGHIAVVALLLVLIAVIGAKAYLGKGEPLHGGMPSGHSAVAFSLWTSISLLTLDPMVVILSFIMAAMVSHSRLVGNIHTKLEVVLGALLGTALTLLVFQAFFLTAP
- the lnt gene encoding apolipoprotein N-acyltransferase translates to MMRRCFQAALSALLLVAAFPPLSVAAAAFFALVPLFFAVRGLGPRRAFVVGLVNGTLFYAGTVYWVVVAMHRYGGMPLAASLVPALALFVYLGLYHGVFALALARGGRLIEGPPGLVVIPALWTTLEFLRGKLFTGFPWSVLGYSQVPFLPLVQIADITGVWGVSFLVVAVNVAVWRLIDRYGSGRGRLPAVELACALALLTTVAAYGFIRISAVLEAVEGWEKVETAVVQGNIEQTLKWDLDYRRATVETYRRLSLEAARRGARLVVWPESAVPFYLDGDRELGPVVKALPAETGAVIVTGAPAAERDGAGGYRYFNSAYVLDAGGVAARYDKFHLVPFGEYVPLRKVLFFVDKLAHGVGDFTPGRGPFPVRAGPLRLGVIICFEAIFPDISAALARNGAQLLVNLTNDAWYGRSSAPYQHLALSLMRAVETRTYLVRAANTGISAVIDPAGRVMDRREIFEEGLIVEPVGIREGAPSFYAARGDVFAWAAAAVTALWLVAVAAGFERRL